The following coding sequences are from one Prionailurus viverrinus isolate Anna chromosome D2, UM_Priviv_1.0, whole genome shotgun sequence window:
- the IFIT5 gene encoding interferon-induced protein with tetratricopeptide repeats 5, translating into MSEIPKDSLKALLLELECHFTWNLLKEDIDLFDVEDTIGQQLEFLTTKSRLTLYNLLAYVKHLKGQNQDALECLEQAEEIIRREHSDKEEIRSLVTWGNYAWVYYHMDQLKEAQKYIDKIANVCKKLSSPSNYKLERPEIDCEKGWALLKFGGKYYQKAKAAFEKALEVEPDNPEFNIGYAITVYRLDDSDREGSIKSFSLGPLRKAVTLNPDNSYIKVFLALKLQDVHAEAEGERYIEEILDQISSQPYVLRYAAKFYRRKNSWDKALELLKKALEVTPTSSFLHHQMGLCYRAQMIQIKKATRNRPKGKDKLKVDELITSAISHFKAAVERDSMFAFAYTDLANMYAEGGQYSNAEDIFQKALRLENITDDHKHQIHYHYGRFQEFHRKSESTAIHHYLEALKVKDRSSLRTKLTSALKKLAIKRLGHNASDVQSLSALGFVYKLEGEKRQAAEYYERAQKVDPENAEFITALCELRLSI; encoded by the exons ATGAG TGAAATTCCTAAGGACTCCTTGAAGGCCCTTCTGTTGGAGTTAGAATGTCACTTTACATGGAATTTACTTAAGGAAGACATTGACCTGTTTGATGTGGAAGATACAATTGGGCAACAGCTTGAATTTCTTACCACAAAATCCAGACTCACTCTTTATAACCTATTGGCCTATGTGAAACACCTAaaaggccaaaatcaagatgccCTAGAATGCTTGGAACAAGCAGAAGAAATAATCCGGCGAGAACATTCAGACAAAGAGGAAATACGAAGTCTGGTCACTTGGGGAAACTATGCCTGGGTATATTATCACATGGACCAGCTCAAAGAAGCTCAGAAGTATATAGACAAGATAGCAAACGTTTGTAAGAAATTGTCTAGTCCTTCTAACTACAAGTTGGAGCGTCCTGAGATTGACTGTGAAAAAGGGTGGGCACTCTTGAAATTTGGAGGAAAGTATTACCAAAAGGCTAAAGCAGCTTTTGAGAAGGCTTTGGAAGTGGAACCTGACAATCCAGAATTTAACATTGGCTATGCCATCACGGTGTATCGGCTGGATGATTCTGACAGAGAGGGGTCTATAAAGAGCTTTTCTCTGGGTCCTCTGAGGAAAGCTGTTACCCTGAACCCAGATAACTCCTACATTAAAGTTTTTCTGGCACTAAAGCTTCAAGATGTACATGCAGAAGCTGAAGGGGAAAGGTATATTGAAGAAATCCTGGACCAAATATCATCCCAACCTTATGTCCTTCGTTATGCAGCCAAATTCTACAGGAGAAAAAATTCCTGGGACAAAGCTCTTGAACTTTTGAAAAAGGCCTTGGAGGTGACACCAACCTCTTCTTTCCTGCATCACCAGATGGGACTTTGCTATAGGGCACAAATGATCCAAATCAAGAAGGCCACGCGCAACAGACCTAAAGGAAAGGATAAACTAAAAGTTGATGAGCTAATTACATCTGCTATATCTCATTTCAAAGCAGCTGTGGAAAGAGACTCTATGTTTGCATTTGCCTACACAGATCTGGCCAACATGTATGCTGAGGGAGGCCAGTATAGCAATGCTGAAGACATTTTCCAGAAAGCCCTTCGTCTGGAGAACATAACTGATGATCACAAACATCAGATCCACTATCACTATGGCCGCTTTCAGGAATTTCACCGCAAATCGGAAAGTACTGCTATCCACCATTATTTAGAAGCCTTAAAGGTCAAAGACCGGTCGTCCTTACGCACCAAATTGACAAGTGCTCTGAAGAAATTAGCTATCAAGAGACTTGGTCACAATGCTTCAGATGTGCAGAGTTTAAGTGCCCTAGGGTTTGTTTACAAgctggaaggagaaaagaggcaagCTGCTGAGTACTATGAGAGGGCCCAAAAGGTAGATCCAGAAAACGCAGAATTCATTACCGCTCTCTGTGAACTTCGACTTTCTATTTAA